In Pochonia chlamydosporia 170 chromosome Unknown PCv3seq00019, whole genome shotgun sequence, one DNA window encodes the following:
- a CDS encoding ribonuclease H-like protein (similar to Metarhizium robertsii ARSEF 23 XP_007826683.1), translating into MSLLALRPVANHSGEKQFVTLLPVLRDFGILRRIGSVVGDNSSTNDTLCRASSTCLREEEDIDWDPEVHRLRCLGHVINLAVQAFLFKDSLDLNQCELYDDSEGHAEIQKQRAKFRLLGPLGKLHNLVVNIRSSSGRTKEFKELAGRLIPLDNRTRWNSWYQMLQVATEQGIASALDSYTKNHFDDLSADFLLPEEWVRLRTIKDILQPFSRATLATQGDHATLDKVLFTMDVLIRCFDEIAYKSDPELSSRIQRGWEVFDKYYSKTDSSPYYAAALILHPSYRKTYIYANWKKKWHKPAFKQVKDLWLAYRDATDADALSHHLVDDGGDKDLDAFDRISRNLQNCTRPSSQDEYEDYISYDPYDITPMTALSWWLQEQQRKRWPRLSRMAIDILSMPAMSDEPERVFSGTRRTISWERAQLDADQVEKGECLKQWVRNDTLKGCEGGEVHVFG; encoded by the exons ATGT ccctccttgcccttcGCCCAGTAGCAAACCACTCAGGTGAAAAACAATTCGTTACCCTTCTTCCGGTCTTGCGAGATTTTGGCATTTTGCGACGCATTGGTAGTGTTGTGGGAGATAACTCGAGCACGAATGACACCCTCTGTCGAGCGTCGAGCACATGTCTTagggaagaggaggacattGATTGGGATCCGGAAGTTCACCGCCTCCGATGTCTCGGCCATGTAATTAACTTGGCTGTCCAGGCTTTCTTGTTCAAAGATTCGCTAGACTTAAACCAATGTGAACTGTACGATGACAGCGAAGGGCATGCGGAAATCCAAAAGCAGCGGGCTAAGTTTCGACTCCTTGGCCCGTTGGGCAAACTGCACAACTTGGTTGTCAACATTCGGAGTTCGTCAGGACGTACCAAAGAGTTCAAGGAGCTTGCAGGGAGATTAATTCCCCTGGACAATCGTACGAGGTGGAATAGTTGGTATCAAATGCTGCAGGTTGCCACTGAACAAGGGATTGCGAGTGCCCTGGACTCCTACACGAAGAATCATTTCGATGACCTTTCCGCGGATTTTCTGTTGCCAGAAGAGTGGGTGAGGCTTCGCACAATTAAagacattcttcagccattctCACGAGCAACATTGGCCACACAAGGGGATCACGCCACGCTGGACAAAGTACTCTTTACAATGGACGTCTTGATCCGATGCTTTGATGAG ATCGCATATAAATCAGACCCAGAACTTTCGTCTAGAATCCAGAGAGGTTGGGAAGTGTTCGACAAATATTACAGCAAAACAGACAGTTCGCCTTATTATGCAGCCGCCTTGATCCTCCATCCAAGTTATCGCAAGACGTATATCTACGCgaactggaagaagaaatggCATAAACCTGCTTTTAAGCAGGTTAAGGACCTTTGGCTCGCATACCGAGATGCAACAGATGCCGATGCCCTTTCGCACCATCTAGTGGATGATGGGGGAGACAAGGATCTCGATGCGTTTGATCGTATTTCTAGGAATCTGCAGAATTGTACTCGGCCATCAAGTCAAGATGAGTATGAAGATTACATTTCGTATGATCCGTACGACATTACGCCGATGACTGCTTTGTCATGGTGGCTTCAAgagcaacaaaggaaacGATGGCCACGGCTATCACGGATGGCAATAGATATTCTGTCAATGCCAGCTATGAGTGATGAGCCGGAGCGAGTATTCTCAGGCACTCGTCGCACTATCTCCTGGGAAAGGGCACAATTAGACGCGGACCAAGTTGAAAAGGGAGAATGTTTAAAGCAATGGGTCAGAAACGATACTCTGAAGGGTTGCGAAGGCGGAGAGGTTCACGTTTTCGGGTAA
- a CDS encoding ribonuclease H-like protein (similar to Metarhizium robertsii ARSEF 23 XP_007826547.1) — MSSEIFSAIPSPSNQPGSMERVELSSSPLASSSGTSLPTTPSPRPRGTAADFVKADWTLWGRQEWAKWPGFERYTGGQDTRAWWQQFGYRVEDRSTSRQGNKLKWICADCFARGFKKKSDFCFVCSTGAAIKKHLRQAHGILAPNEVARGMGASTLDHQKITHFIDADVNNPHDQFLLGKLRGRFSSKGLRILLLDWITYHNLPFDIVNTERFQRILLYGNPLLDAAHIPSAKTLLRMLESEYTGAVGPVTEVLRSARSQIHFSFDGWTSKSYTSFLGINAQFIDHNFVQHRILLGLRPLSGRHDGASLADEVADTLAFWQINDPDKLGYFTLDNAANNDTCMEDLAFEHDFSPEERRIRCAAHIFNLCVRALLYGSKRENFAAIVAADGDDKDVDEQQIDHAIDEALDGEIDNEDEEMQADAVVHPDEDFMSSHPAPEEINATSFREYGQYGAPGMLHNIGLQLRASPQLYEQFRQSQRKESGKESTLHWVFNNAIRWDSDMRMMERALVLRPALNTFFNDVQNRWETESASENTKPAVLQYRLSAYDWKVIEILVKLLKPFEIATKQLQGSGIPGARSTCGSFDEYFPVFEILLDHLESAIEGTILEEVEDLVSKEKRDVEVAIFDGLDNRTRKLLKVFIKIGWKKLHKYYKRLTSAAYVGAVVFNPTKKWRLLDRLWSRVPSRKTKTWRSEYEEKLLEIWERYKEREVCYEVYASTDGASMDYIERRLARSVAGPSGTQTSPFAASSPGWFSIYGKGCNPF, encoded by the exons ATGTCCTCCGAAATATTCTCTGCGATCCCTTCCCCGTCGAATCAGCCAGGTTCAATGGAGCGAGTTGAGCTCTCGTCTTCGCCACTCGCTTCGTCTTCAGGAacctcattgccaacaacgccatcgCCCCGTCCTCGCGGGACGGCcgccgactttgtcaaggctgatTGGACACTCTGGGGCCGTCAGGAGTGGGCGAAATGGCCGGGATTCGAGCGTTATACTGGCGGTCAGGACACGAGGGCGTGGTGGCAGCAATTTGGGTATCGTGTTGAGGACCGTTCCACCTCGCGCCAGGGCAATAAGCTGAAGTGGATCTGTGCGGACTGCTTCGCCCGAGGCTTTAAGAAGAAGTCAGACTTCTGCTTCGTCTGCTCGACCGGcgccgccatcaagaagcaccTTCGCCAAGCCCACGGGATTCTG GCCCCAAACGAAGTTGCCCGCGGCATGGGGGCTTCAACTTTAGATCACCAGAAAATCACCCACTTCATCGACGCCGACGTTAATAACCCTCACGACCAGTTTCTTCTCGGCAAGTTGCGTGGAAGATTCAGCAGCAAAGGGCTTCGgattctcctcctcgactgGATTACCTACCATAATTTGCCGTTCGATATCGTCAATACCGAGCGGTTCCAGCGAATCCTTCTCTACGGCAATCCGCTCCTTGATGCGGCCCATATTCCCTCTGCGAAGACCCTTCTTCGCATGCTCGAATCTGAGTATACGGGCGCCGTGGGGCCGGTGACCGAAGTGTTGCGTAGCGCTCGGTCCCAAATCCATTTCTCCTTCGATGGTTGGACATCCAAGTCGTATACTTCATTCCTCGGGATCAACGCTCAATTCATCGATCATAACTTCGTTCAACACCGGATTCTCCTCGGCCTTCGACCTCTCTCGGGCAGACACGACGGCGCATCGCTTGCCGATGAGGTCGCTGATACGCTCGCATTCTGGCAGATCAACGACCCTGACAAGCTTGGGTACTTCACACTcgacaatgctgccaacaacGACACCTGCATGGAAGATCTTGCCTTCGAACACGACTTCTCTCCCGAAGAGCGACGGATTCGCTGTGCCGCGCATATCTTCAACCTCTGCGTGCGGGCTTTGCTCTACGGGTCGAAGCGAGAGAATTTTGCTGCAATTGTCGCAGCGGATGGTGACGACAAGGATGTGGATGAGCAGCAGATTGACCACGCTATCGACGAGGCCCTGGATGGAGAGATAGAcaacgaggacgaggagatgCAAGCCGATGCTGTCGTACACCCAGATGAAGATTTCATGTCGTCCCACCCGGCTCCAGAGGAGATAAACGCGACTAGTTTCAGGGAGTATGGCCAGTATGGCGCACCGGGAATGCTTCATAACATCGGGCTTCAGCTGCGGGCAAGTCCACAACTCTATGAGCAGTTTCGTCAGTCTCAACGTAAGGAATCCGGCAAGGAATCCACGCTCCACTGGGTCTTTAACAACGCCATCAGGTGGGACTCGGACATGCGTATGATGGAGAGAGCCCTTGTCCTCCGGCCGGCGCTCAATACCTTTTTCAACGACGTTCAGAACCGGTGGGAGACGGAGAGCGCTAGCGAGAACACGAAGCCAGCAGTTCTACAGTACCGGTTAAGTGCGTATGACTGGAAGGTCATCGAGATACTTGTCAAGCTTCTAAAACCGTTCGAAATCGCCACAAAACAACTTCAGGGAAGCGGTATTCCCGGAGCGAGGTCCACTTGTGGAAGTTTCGATGAATACTTCCCTGTCTTCGAGATCCTCCTTGATCACCTTGAAAGTGCCATTGAGGGTACAATattggaggaggttgaggatttagtgagcaaggagaagagggatgTCGAAGTTGCCATCTTCGACGGACTCGACAACAGAACTCGGAAATTGCTCAAGGTCTTTATCAAGATTGGATGGAAGAAGTTGCATAAATACTACAAACGTCTGACTAGCGCCGCCTATGTAGGCGCTGTTGTTTTCAACCCGACGAAGAAATGGCGTCTTCTAGATCGACTTTGGTCTCGGGTACCGTCGCGTaagaccaagacttggcGATCGGAGTACGAAGAAAAACTGTTGGAGATCTGGGAGAGGTACAAGGAGCGCGAAGTTTGCTATGAGGTGTACGCTTCGACTGACGGGGCCTCGATGGATTACATTGAGCGGAGGCTTGCAAGGAGTGTAGCTGGACCATCAGGTACGCAGACGTCGCCCTTTGCAGCGTCCTCGCCAGGGTGGTTTTCCATATATGGAAAGGGGTGCAATCCATTCTGA